Proteins found in one Silene latifolia isolate original U9 population unplaced genomic scaffold, ASM4854445v1 scaffold_20.1, whole genome shotgun sequence genomic segment:
- the LOC141638378 gene encoding uncharacterized protein LOC141638378 isoform X1 produces MAEEFSNKDRELVRSSASSVNGHEFISLLETEFDDFGIGLELESYIRTDNKEAFVSLLKAREYDFSWGYDHFEIRLLKLLCFRRAVGCATAFLNGDTLLRKVDLNLGLPADPLEDEVGDNPKPLELVVKMLCYGLTALFIEHGADATSGDVQFLPLNLALDSLCDHKIVKDFGAGESVYNLFSLFRLQELKEALDTIKLLASKSKKQQVTALGVSCVEEWNLVKLATLLIVAWDKLVIDDDVYSSPIAKLIVLQHDLESDLEKKEVMRSMLHVFRLVEMSRSYLDQNRTLNHTLLKLEDAYNELMEVELHGKGTDMISANLARLAAQLLRRNKEFFETVLAEKNCSSTPSTRNVKISADIHRLFLNLIRKLQPSRCRPLDRLGDKVLLETRLMKKVSSESMITKCIYFLPKTSGSYGGETCGEGTLLYRHLNHVMFLDDRYEFVKVVNGVESFDSLDCDYDLPTIVRHLMFLHDSADCAAAVLAGETDAFLSFRDLTDVGWSFLHNAAKLANPKLTALFLENGFLADDRRDCDELKIKAALPLNVALESFRDDFYIRRWMKNKSASDLVVLLCRDEFRHILETIRLLVLKTTDVYSDFLLYLKQGKMVELCALLMVAHKELLASDFMVDTLVPTSITHKDGGAGHGNSHEHNDPLEREETVLLLAIFEKIGGHLSAYIRLEQRKSQYEIDCEVAWLIVRAGISDALVSKIANAMFRVYFADHERVSGRVYDKSLEQHCRPKLRTGSRYPKQAAMSMSRTRGISSSMVFAPALHSRYPKQAAMSMSLTRGISSSTVFSPALHIIVPETNADFAPLVSAKRLVGVLRRRHSPMRCISIVAALTSAFRCM; encoded by the exons ATGGCTGAAGAATTTTCCAACAAG GATAGGGAATTGGTGCGTAGTAGTGCTAGTAGTGTTAATGGGCATGAATTTATCTCCTTACTAGAAACCGAATTTGATGATTTCGGAATCGGTTTAGAACTGGAAAGCTACATTCGTACTGACAATAAGGAAGCATTTGTCTCTTTACTCAAAGCCAGAGAATACGACTTTAGCTGGGGATATGACCATTTCGAGATCAGACTGTTGAAGTTGCTATGTTTTCGTCGTGCTGTTGGCTGTGCAACTGCATTTCTTAATGGAGATACTTTATTGCGGAAGGTGGATCTTAATCTTGGACTACCAGCTGATCCACTTGAAGACGAAGTTGGAGATAATCCTAAACCATTAGAGCTCGTTGTTAAAATGTTATGCTATGGGTTAACCGCCTTATTTATAGAACATGGCGCTGATGCCACTTCGGGGGATGTTCAATTCCTTCCACTTAACTTAGCACTAGATTCTTTATG CGATCATAAAATTGTCAAAGACTTTGGTGCTGGAGAATCTGTATACAACCTCTTTTCCTTATTCCGTCTACAAGAGTTG AAGGAGGCTTTGGATACAATCAAACTGCTAGCGTCAAAGTCGAAAAAACAGCAGGTTACTGCTCTAGGTGTCTCCTGTGTTGAGGAATGGAATCTTGTTAAGTTGGCTACGTTGCTAATCGTTGCTTGGGACAAGTTGGTGATTGATGACGATGTATATAGTAGCCCAATTGCCAAGTTAATTGTGTTACAACATGACCTAGAATCAGATTTGGAGAAAAAGGAAGTTATGAGATCTATGTTGCATGTCTTTAGACTTGTAGAGATGTCTCGCTCTTATCTCGACCAGAATCGTACTCTGAATCACACTCTTTTAAAGCTTGAG GATGCCTATAATGAACTTATGGAAGTGGAACTACATGGCAAGGGAACAGATATGATCTCAGCTAACTTGGCTAG GTTGGCAGCTCAGCTTTTGCGAAGGAATAAAG AATTTTTTGAGACAGTTCTTGCGGAAAAAAATTGTTCAAGCACGCCGAGTACTCGA AACGTCAAGATCTCAGCTGATATACACAG gttatttcttaatctcaTTAGGAAATTGCAACCGAGTAGGTGTAGACCACTTGACCGGCTAGGGGACAAAG TTCTACTGGAAACACGTCTTATGAAGAAAGTGAGTTCAGAATCGATGATTACTAAG TGTATTTACTTTCTCCCAAAGACAAGTGGAAGCTATGGAGGAGAGACTTGTGGAGAGGGCACTTTGTTATACCGTCATCTAAATCATGTCATGTTTCTGGATGACAGATATGAATTTGTTAAAGTTGTGAATGGAGTGGAATCCTTTGATAGCCTGGATTGTGATTATGATCTGCCAACAATTGTCAGACACCTCATGTTTTTGCATGACAGTGCTGATTGTGCTGCTGCAGTACTCGCTGGCGAGACTGATGCTTTCCTTAGTTTTAGAGACCTGACAGATGTTGGTTGGTCTTTTTTACACAATGCTGCAAAGCTTGCAAACCCTAAATTAACTGCCCTGTTTCTTGAAAATGGCTTTCTGGCTGACGACAGAAGAGATTGTGATGAATTGAAAATTAAGGCAGCATTGCCACTCAATGTTGCACTTGAAAGTTTTCG GGATGATTTTTATATCCGACGCTGGATGAAGAATAAGTCTGCCAGTGATCTTGTAGTGCTTCTCTGTCGTGACGAATTT AGGCATATATTGGAGACTATAAGATTGCTTGTACTGAAGACGACAGATGTCTACTCTGATTTTTTACTATATTTGAAACAAGGAAAGATGGTTGAGTTGTGTGCGTTGCTGATGGTAGCCCATAAAGAGCTCTTGGCATCAGACTTTATGGTGGACACTCTGGTTCCAACATCAATCACTCACAAAGATGGAGGTGCTGGGCACGGGAACTCGCATGAACATAATGATCCACTCGAGAGAGAAGAGACGGTTTTACTACTAGCTATATTTGAAAAGATAGGTGGTCATCTTTCTGCATATATTAGATTGGAGCAACGAAAG AGCCAATATGAGATAGACTGTGAGGTTGCATGGCTCATTGTCAGGGCAGGCATTTCTGATGCACTAGTTTCAAAAATTGCTAACGCTATGTTCAG GGTGTACTTTGCAGATCACGAGAGGGTATCAGGAAGGGTATATGACAAGTCGCTTGAACAACATTGTCGTCCTAAG cTTCGTACCGGGAGTAGGTATCCTAAACAAGCTGCTATGAGTATGTCACGGACTCGAGGCATTTCTTCGTCTATGGTGTTTGCTCCAGCTCTCCATAGTAGGTATCCTAAACAAGCTGCTATGAGTATGTCACTGACGCGAGGCATTTCTTCGTCTACGGTGTTTTCTCCAGCTCTCCATATAATTGTCCCCGAAACAAATGCAGATTTTGCTCCCCTCGTATCAGCAAAAAGACTGGTGGGTGTGTTGCGTCGTCGACATTCTCCCATGCGGTGTATTTCCATTGTGGCTGCCTTGACTAGTGCATTCAGGTGCATGTGA
- the LOC141638378 gene encoding uncharacterized protein LOC141638378 isoform X3, translating to MAEEFSNKDRELVRSSASSVNGHEFISLLETEFDDFGIGLELESYIRTDNKEAFVSLLKAREYDFSWGYDHFEIRLLKLLCFRRAVGCATAFLNGDTLLRKVDLNLGLPADPLEDEVGDNPKPLELVVKMLCYGLTALFIEHGADATSGDVQFLPLNLALDSLCDHKIVKDFGAGESVYNLFSLFRLQELKEALDTIKLLASKSKKQQVTALGVSCVEEWNLVKLATLLIVAWDKLVIDDDVYSSPIAKLIVLQHDLESDLEKKEVMRSMLHVFRLVEMSRSYLDQNRTLNHTLLKLEDAYNELMEVELHGKGTDMISANLARLAAQLLRRNKEFFETVLAEKNCSSTPSTRNVKISADIHRKLQPSRCRPLDRLGDKVLLETRLMKKVSSESMITKCIYFLPKTSGSYGGETCGEGTLLYRHLNHVMFLDDRYEFVKVVNGVESFDSLDCDYDLPTIVRHLMFLHDSADCAAAVLAGETDAFLSFRDLTDVGWSFLHNAAKLANPKLTALFLENGFLADDRRDCDELKIKAALPLNVALESFRDDFYIRRWMKNKSASDLVVLLCRDEFRHILETIRLLVLKTTDVYSDFLLYLKQGKMVELCALLMVAHKELLASDFMVDTLVPTSITHKDGGAGHGNSHEHNDPLEREETVLLLAIFEKIGGHLSAYIRLEQRKSQYEIDCEVAWLIVRAGISDALVSKIANAMFRVYFADHERVSGRVYDKSLEQHCRPKLRTGSRYPKQAAMSMSRTRGISSSMVFAPALHSRYPKQAAMSMSLTRGISSSTVFSPALHIIVPETNADFAPLVSAKRLVGVLRRRHSPMRCISIVAALTSAFRCM from the exons ATGGCTGAAGAATTTTCCAACAAG GATAGGGAATTGGTGCGTAGTAGTGCTAGTAGTGTTAATGGGCATGAATTTATCTCCTTACTAGAAACCGAATTTGATGATTTCGGAATCGGTTTAGAACTGGAAAGCTACATTCGTACTGACAATAAGGAAGCATTTGTCTCTTTACTCAAAGCCAGAGAATACGACTTTAGCTGGGGATATGACCATTTCGAGATCAGACTGTTGAAGTTGCTATGTTTTCGTCGTGCTGTTGGCTGTGCAACTGCATTTCTTAATGGAGATACTTTATTGCGGAAGGTGGATCTTAATCTTGGACTACCAGCTGATCCACTTGAAGACGAAGTTGGAGATAATCCTAAACCATTAGAGCTCGTTGTTAAAATGTTATGCTATGGGTTAACCGCCTTATTTATAGAACATGGCGCTGATGCCACTTCGGGGGATGTTCAATTCCTTCCACTTAACTTAGCACTAGATTCTTTATG CGATCATAAAATTGTCAAAGACTTTGGTGCTGGAGAATCTGTATACAACCTCTTTTCCTTATTCCGTCTACAAGAGTTG AAGGAGGCTTTGGATACAATCAAACTGCTAGCGTCAAAGTCGAAAAAACAGCAGGTTACTGCTCTAGGTGTCTCCTGTGTTGAGGAATGGAATCTTGTTAAGTTGGCTACGTTGCTAATCGTTGCTTGGGACAAGTTGGTGATTGATGACGATGTATATAGTAGCCCAATTGCCAAGTTAATTGTGTTACAACATGACCTAGAATCAGATTTGGAGAAAAAGGAAGTTATGAGATCTATGTTGCATGTCTTTAGACTTGTAGAGATGTCTCGCTCTTATCTCGACCAGAATCGTACTCTGAATCACACTCTTTTAAAGCTTGAG GATGCCTATAATGAACTTATGGAAGTGGAACTACATGGCAAGGGAACAGATATGATCTCAGCTAACTTGGCTAG GTTGGCAGCTCAGCTTTTGCGAAGGAATAAAG AATTTTTTGAGACAGTTCTTGCGGAAAAAAATTGTTCAAGCACGCCGAGTACTCGA AACGTCAAGATCTCAGCTGATATACACAG GAAATTGCAACCGAGTAGGTGTAGACCACTTGACCGGCTAGGGGACAAAG TTCTACTGGAAACACGTCTTATGAAGAAAGTGAGTTCAGAATCGATGATTACTAAG TGTATTTACTTTCTCCCAAAGACAAGTGGAAGCTATGGAGGAGAGACTTGTGGAGAGGGCACTTTGTTATACCGTCATCTAAATCATGTCATGTTTCTGGATGACAGATATGAATTTGTTAAAGTTGTGAATGGAGTGGAATCCTTTGATAGCCTGGATTGTGATTATGATCTGCCAACAATTGTCAGACACCTCATGTTTTTGCATGACAGTGCTGATTGTGCTGCTGCAGTACTCGCTGGCGAGACTGATGCTTTCCTTAGTTTTAGAGACCTGACAGATGTTGGTTGGTCTTTTTTACACAATGCTGCAAAGCTTGCAAACCCTAAATTAACTGCCCTGTTTCTTGAAAATGGCTTTCTGGCTGACGACAGAAGAGATTGTGATGAATTGAAAATTAAGGCAGCATTGCCACTCAATGTTGCACTTGAAAGTTTTCG GGATGATTTTTATATCCGACGCTGGATGAAGAATAAGTCTGCCAGTGATCTTGTAGTGCTTCTCTGTCGTGACGAATTT AGGCATATATTGGAGACTATAAGATTGCTTGTACTGAAGACGACAGATGTCTACTCTGATTTTTTACTATATTTGAAACAAGGAAAGATGGTTGAGTTGTGTGCGTTGCTGATGGTAGCCCATAAAGAGCTCTTGGCATCAGACTTTATGGTGGACACTCTGGTTCCAACATCAATCACTCACAAAGATGGAGGTGCTGGGCACGGGAACTCGCATGAACATAATGATCCACTCGAGAGAGAAGAGACGGTTTTACTACTAGCTATATTTGAAAAGATAGGTGGTCATCTTTCTGCATATATTAGATTGGAGCAACGAAAG AGCCAATATGAGATAGACTGTGAGGTTGCATGGCTCATTGTCAGGGCAGGCATTTCTGATGCACTAGTTTCAAAAATTGCTAACGCTATGTTCAG GGTGTACTTTGCAGATCACGAGAGGGTATCAGGAAGGGTATATGACAAGTCGCTTGAACAACATTGTCGTCCTAAG cTTCGTACCGGGAGTAGGTATCCTAAACAAGCTGCTATGAGTATGTCACGGACTCGAGGCATTTCTTCGTCTATGGTGTTTGCTCCAGCTCTCCATAGTAGGTATCCTAAACAAGCTGCTATGAGTATGTCACTGACGCGAGGCATTTCTTCGTCTACGGTGTTTTCTCCAGCTCTCCATATAATTGTCCCCGAAACAAATGCAGATTTTGCTCCCCTCGTATCAGCAAAAAGACTGGTGGGTGTGTTGCGTCGTCGACATTCTCCCATGCGGTGTATTTCCATTGTGGCTGCCTTGACTAGTGCATTCAGGTGCATGTGA
- the LOC141638378 gene encoding uncharacterized protein LOC141638378 isoform X7 — MAEEFSNKDRELVRSSASSVNGHEFISLLETEFDDFGIGLELESYIRTDNKEAFVSLLKAREYDFSWGYDHFEIRLLKLLCFRRAVGCATAFLNGDTLLRKVDLNLGLPADPLEDEVGDNPKPLELVVKMLCYGLTALFIEHGADATSGDVQFLPLNLALDSLCDHKIVKDFGAGESVYNLFSLFRLQELKEALDTIKLLASKSKKQQVTALGVSCVEEWNLVKLATLLIVAWDKLVIDDDVYSSPIAKLIVLQHDLESDLEKKEVMRSMLHVFRLVEMSRSYLDQNRTLNHTLLKLEDAYNELMEVELHGKGTDMISANLARLAAQLLRRNKEFFETVLAEKNCSSTPSTRNVKISADIHRLFLNLIRKLQPSRCRPLDRLGDKVLLETRLMKKVSSESMITKCIYFLPKTSGSYGGETCGEGTLLYRHLNHVMFLDDRYEFVKVVNGVESFDSLDCDYDLPTIVRHLMFLHDSADCAAAVLAGETDAFLSFRDLTDVGWSFLHNAAKLANPKLTALFLENGFLADDRRDCDELKIKAALPLNVALESFRDDFYIRRWMKNKSASDLVVLLCRDEFRHILETIRLLVLKTTDVYSDFLLYLKQGKMVELCALLMVAHKELLASDFMVDTLVPTSITHKDGGAGHGNSHEHNDPLEREETVLLLAIFEKIGGHLSAYIRLEQRKSQYEIDCEVAWLIVRAGISDALVSKIANAMFSRVYFADHERVSGRVYDKSLEQHCRPKLRTGSRYPKQAAMSMSRTRGISSSMVFAPALHSRYPKQAAMSMSLTRGISSSTVFSPALHIIVPETNADFAPLVSAKRLVGVLRRRHSPMRCISIVAALTSAFRCM, encoded by the exons ATGGCTGAAGAATTTTCCAACAAG GATAGGGAATTGGTGCGTAGTAGTGCTAGTAGTGTTAATGGGCATGAATTTATCTCCTTACTAGAAACCGAATTTGATGATTTCGGAATCGGTTTAGAACTGGAAAGCTACATTCGTACTGACAATAAGGAAGCATTTGTCTCTTTACTCAAAGCCAGAGAATACGACTTTAGCTGGGGATATGACCATTTCGAGATCAGACTGTTGAAGTTGCTATGTTTTCGTCGTGCTGTTGGCTGTGCAACTGCATTTCTTAATGGAGATACTTTATTGCGGAAGGTGGATCTTAATCTTGGACTACCAGCTGATCCACTTGAAGACGAAGTTGGAGATAATCCTAAACCATTAGAGCTCGTTGTTAAAATGTTATGCTATGGGTTAACCGCCTTATTTATAGAACATGGCGCTGATGCCACTTCGGGGGATGTTCAATTCCTTCCACTTAACTTAGCACTAGATTCTTTATG CGATCATAAAATTGTCAAAGACTTTGGTGCTGGAGAATCTGTATACAACCTCTTTTCCTTATTCCGTCTACAAGAGTTG AAGGAGGCTTTGGATACAATCAAACTGCTAGCGTCAAAGTCGAAAAAACAGCAGGTTACTGCTCTAGGTGTCTCCTGTGTTGAGGAATGGAATCTTGTTAAGTTGGCTACGTTGCTAATCGTTGCTTGGGACAAGTTGGTGATTGATGACGATGTATATAGTAGCCCAATTGCCAAGTTAATTGTGTTACAACATGACCTAGAATCAGATTTGGAGAAAAAGGAAGTTATGAGATCTATGTTGCATGTCTTTAGACTTGTAGAGATGTCTCGCTCTTATCTCGACCAGAATCGTACTCTGAATCACACTCTTTTAAAGCTTGAG GATGCCTATAATGAACTTATGGAAGTGGAACTACATGGCAAGGGAACAGATATGATCTCAGCTAACTTGGCTAG GTTGGCAGCTCAGCTTTTGCGAAGGAATAAAG AATTTTTTGAGACAGTTCTTGCGGAAAAAAATTGTTCAAGCACGCCGAGTACTCGA AACGTCAAGATCTCAGCTGATATACACAG gttatttcttaatctcaTTAGGAAATTGCAACCGAGTAGGTGTAGACCACTTGACCGGCTAGGGGACAAAG TTCTACTGGAAACACGTCTTATGAAGAAAGTGAGTTCAGAATCGATGATTACTAAG TGTATTTACTTTCTCCCAAAGACAAGTGGAAGCTATGGAGGAGAGACTTGTGGAGAGGGCACTTTGTTATACCGTCATCTAAATCATGTCATGTTTCTGGATGACAGATATGAATTTGTTAAAGTTGTGAATGGAGTGGAATCCTTTGATAGCCTGGATTGTGATTATGATCTGCCAACAATTGTCAGACACCTCATGTTTTTGCATGACAGTGCTGATTGTGCTGCTGCAGTACTCGCTGGCGAGACTGATGCTTTCCTTAGTTTTAGAGACCTGACAGATGTTGGTTGGTCTTTTTTACACAATGCTGCAAAGCTTGCAAACCCTAAATTAACTGCCCTGTTTCTTGAAAATGGCTTTCTGGCTGACGACAGAAGAGATTGTGATGAATTGAAAATTAAGGCAGCATTGCCACTCAATGTTGCACTTGAAAGTTTTCG GGATGATTTTTATATCCGACGCTGGATGAAGAATAAGTCTGCCAGTGATCTTGTAGTGCTTCTCTGTCGTGACGAATTT AGGCATATATTGGAGACTATAAGATTGCTTGTACTGAAGACGACAGATGTCTACTCTGATTTTTTACTATATTTGAAACAAGGAAAGATGGTTGAGTTGTGTGCGTTGCTGATGGTAGCCCATAAAGAGCTCTTGGCATCAGACTTTATGGTGGACACTCTGGTTCCAACATCAATCACTCACAAAGATGGAGGTGCTGGGCACGGGAACTCGCATGAACATAATGATCCACTCGAGAGAGAAGAGACGGTTTTACTACTAGCTATATTTGAAAAGATAGGTGGTCATCTTTCTGCATATATTAGATTGGAGCAACGAAAG AGCCAATATGAGATAGACTGTGAGGTTGCATGGCTCATTGTCAGGGCAGGCATTTCTGATGCACTAGTTTCAAAAATTGCTAACGCTATGTTCAG CAGGGTGTACTTTGCAGATCACGAGAGGGTATCAGGAAGGGTATATGACAAGTCGCTTGAACAACATTGTCGTCCTAAG cTTCGTACCGGGAGTAGGTATCCTAAACAAGCTGCTATGAGTATGTCACGGACTCGAGGCATTTCTTCGTCTATGGTGTTTGCTCCAGCTCTCCATAGTAGGTATCCTAAACAAGCTGCTATGAGTATGTCACTGACGCGAGGCATTTCTTCGTCTACGGTGTTTTCTCCAGCTCTCCATATAATTGTCCCCGAAACAAATGCAGATTTTGCTCCCCTCGTATCAGCAAAAAGACTGGTGGGTGTGTTGCGTCGTCGACATTCTCCCATGCGGTGTATTTCCATTGTGGCTGCCTTGACTAGTGCATTCAGGTGCATGTGA
- the LOC141638378 gene encoding uncharacterized protein LOC141638378 isoform X2, whose translation MAEEFSNKDRELVRSSASSVNGHEFISLLETEFDDFGIGLELESYIRTDNKEAFVSLLKAREYDFSWGYDHFEIRLLKLLCFRRAVGCATAFLNGDTLLRKVDLNLGLPADPLEDEVGDNPKPLELVVKMLCYGLTALFIEHGADATSGDVQFLPLNLALDSLCDHKIVKDFGAGESVYNLFSLFRLQELKEALDTIKLLASKSKKQQVTALGVSCVEEWNLVKLATLLIVAWDKLVIDDDVYSSPIAKLIVLQHDLESDLEKKEVMRSMLHVFRLVEMSRSYLDQNRTLNHTLLKLEDAYNELMEVELHGKGTDMISANLARLAAQLLRRNKEFFETVLAEKNCSSTPSTRNVKISADIHRKLQPSRCRPLDRLGDKVLLETRLMKKVSSESMITKCIYFLPKTSGSYGGETCGEGTLLYRHLNHVMFLDDRYEFVKVVNGVESFDSLDCDYDLPTIVRHLMFLHDSADCAAAVLAGETDAFLSFRDLTDVGWSFLHNAAKLANPKLTALFLENGFLADDRRDCDELKIKAALPLNVALESFRDDFYIRRWMKNKSASDLVVLLCRDEFRHILETIRLLVLKTTDVYSDFLLYLKQGKMVELCALLMVAHKELLASDFMVDTLVPTSITHKDGGAGHGNSHEHNDPLEREETVLLLAIFEKIGGHLSAYIRLEQRKSQYEIDCEVAWLIVRAGISDALVSKIANAMFSRVYFADHERVSGRVYDKSLEQHCRPKLRTGSRYPKQAAMSMSRTRGISSSMVFAPALHSRYPKQAAMSMSLTRGISSSTVFSPALHIIVPETNADFAPLVSAKRLVGVLRRRHSPMRCISIVAALTSAFRCM comes from the exons ATGGCTGAAGAATTTTCCAACAAG GATAGGGAATTGGTGCGTAGTAGTGCTAGTAGTGTTAATGGGCATGAATTTATCTCCTTACTAGAAACCGAATTTGATGATTTCGGAATCGGTTTAGAACTGGAAAGCTACATTCGTACTGACAATAAGGAAGCATTTGTCTCTTTACTCAAAGCCAGAGAATACGACTTTAGCTGGGGATATGACCATTTCGAGATCAGACTGTTGAAGTTGCTATGTTTTCGTCGTGCTGTTGGCTGTGCAACTGCATTTCTTAATGGAGATACTTTATTGCGGAAGGTGGATCTTAATCTTGGACTACCAGCTGATCCACTTGAAGACGAAGTTGGAGATAATCCTAAACCATTAGAGCTCGTTGTTAAAATGTTATGCTATGGGTTAACCGCCTTATTTATAGAACATGGCGCTGATGCCACTTCGGGGGATGTTCAATTCCTTCCACTTAACTTAGCACTAGATTCTTTATG CGATCATAAAATTGTCAAAGACTTTGGTGCTGGAGAATCTGTATACAACCTCTTTTCCTTATTCCGTCTACAAGAGTTG AAGGAGGCTTTGGATACAATCAAACTGCTAGCGTCAAAGTCGAAAAAACAGCAGGTTACTGCTCTAGGTGTCTCCTGTGTTGAGGAATGGAATCTTGTTAAGTTGGCTACGTTGCTAATCGTTGCTTGGGACAAGTTGGTGATTGATGACGATGTATATAGTAGCCCAATTGCCAAGTTAATTGTGTTACAACATGACCTAGAATCAGATTTGGAGAAAAAGGAAGTTATGAGATCTATGTTGCATGTCTTTAGACTTGTAGAGATGTCTCGCTCTTATCTCGACCAGAATCGTACTCTGAATCACACTCTTTTAAAGCTTGAG GATGCCTATAATGAACTTATGGAAGTGGAACTACATGGCAAGGGAACAGATATGATCTCAGCTAACTTGGCTAG GTTGGCAGCTCAGCTTTTGCGAAGGAATAAAG AATTTTTTGAGACAGTTCTTGCGGAAAAAAATTGTTCAAGCACGCCGAGTACTCGA AACGTCAAGATCTCAGCTGATATACACAG GAAATTGCAACCGAGTAGGTGTAGACCACTTGACCGGCTAGGGGACAAAG TTCTACTGGAAACACGTCTTATGAAGAAAGTGAGTTCAGAATCGATGATTACTAAG TGTATTTACTTTCTCCCAAAGACAAGTGGAAGCTATGGAGGAGAGACTTGTGGAGAGGGCACTTTGTTATACCGTCATCTAAATCATGTCATGTTTCTGGATGACAGATATGAATTTGTTAAAGTTGTGAATGGAGTGGAATCCTTTGATAGCCTGGATTGTGATTATGATCTGCCAACAATTGTCAGACACCTCATGTTTTTGCATGACAGTGCTGATTGTGCTGCTGCAGTACTCGCTGGCGAGACTGATGCTTTCCTTAGTTTTAGAGACCTGACAGATGTTGGTTGGTCTTTTTTACACAATGCTGCAAAGCTTGCAAACCCTAAATTAACTGCCCTGTTTCTTGAAAATGGCTTTCTGGCTGACGACAGAAGAGATTGTGATGAATTGAAAATTAAGGCAGCATTGCCACTCAATGTTGCACTTGAAAGTTTTCG GGATGATTTTTATATCCGACGCTGGATGAAGAATAAGTCTGCCAGTGATCTTGTAGTGCTTCTCTGTCGTGACGAATTT AGGCATATATTGGAGACTATAAGATTGCTTGTACTGAAGACGACAGATGTCTACTCTGATTTTTTACTATATTTGAAACAAGGAAAGATGGTTGAGTTGTGTGCGTTGCTGATGGTAGCCCATAAAGAGCTCTTGGCATCAGACTTTATGGTGGACACTCTGGTTCCAACATCAATCACTCACAAAGATGGAGGTGCTGGGCACGGGAACTCGCATGAACATAATGATCCACTCGAGAGAGAAGAGACGGTTTTACTACTAGCTATATTTGAAAAGATAGGTGGTCATCTTTCTGCATATATTAGATTGGAGCAACGAAAG AGCCAATATGAGATAGACTGTGAGGTTGCATGGCTCATTGTCAGGGCAGGCATTTCTGATGCACTAGTTTCAAAAATTGCTAACGCTATGTTCAG CAGGGTGTACTTTGCAGATCACGAGAGGGTATCAGGAAGGGTATATGACAAGTCGCTTGAACAACATTGTCGTCCTAAG cTTCGTACCGGGAGTAGGTATCCTAAACAAGCTGCTATGAGTATGTCACGGACTCGAGGCATTTCTTCGTCTATGGTGTTTGCTCCAGCTCTCCATAGTAGGTATCCTAAACAAGCTGCTATGAGTATGTCACTGACGCGAGGCATTTCTTCGTCTACGGTGTTTTCTCCAGCTCTCCATATAATTGTCCCCGAAACAAATGCAGATTTTGCTCCCCTCGTATCAGCAAAAAGACTGGTGGGTGTGTTGCGTCGTCGACATTCTCCCATGCGGTGTATTTCCATTGTGGCTGCCTTGACTAGTGCATTCAGGTGCATGTGA